Below is a genomic region from Oikeobacillus pervagus.
CGATTGGGACGAATCTTGCTTTTCTAAACATTTCTTTTCCTTCAACGAAAACGATTACAACCGGAACTGTAAAGATAGAGTAAACCCCAGCAATTTCTGGAATTTCATCTGCATTTACATGAAGGGATACAACTTGAGGGAAATCCTCCACTAAAACCTTCTCTATTTGAGGTAATAACCCATGGCAGACGGAACAATCAGGTCTTGAAATATAAATAATGGATAACTTACTTTTTTCAATAGTGGATTGCAAGTCTTCTAATGTACGAACGGAATTCATATG
It encodes:
- a CDS encoding thioredoxin family protein is translated as MNSVRTLEDLQSTIEKSKLSIIYISRPDCSVCHGLLPQIEKVLVEDFPQVVSLHVNADEIPEIAGVYSIFTVPVVIVFVEGKEMFRKARFVPIEEFRSQLSRLVTFMEDE